In Stanieria sp. NIES-3757, the DNA window GGCTTCACTGTATGCGCGCCAGGGTTCGCTAGTAAAACCAGCAAAATTAATAGTTGATTCTAAGTTATTTTTATCTACTACTGCTTGACATTGAGCGAAATAGTTTTCGTCGGAGGCTTTTCCGTAAAAACGAAATTCGACATCAGGAATTTTATCTCTAACAATTACAGCAGCTTTAATTAAATCTAGTTGACCTTTGAGGGGAAAGATCAAACCCATATTCATTACTTGAGGGCGTTCTTTCTTAACAGGAGGAGTAGGATGAAATTTTTCTGGATCTGCACCGTTATAAATTACTTTGATTTTCTCTGGTGGTACTCCCCACCAACGTTCCCAACGGGCATTATATTCACAAACAGGAGCAATTAAATCGGCAAAATGAAAGTTAACTTTAACTACTGCCCCCATTAAGCAATACAAAAACTTGCGGACGAATAAGGAAGGAATACTTTGATTGAGGTTTAAATATTGCTCTCGAATATTAATCCCATGTTCTGTTAGTAAATAGGGCGTTCCGCGCTGTAATTTAGCAATCACACAAGGTAAACCACAAAAAGCTGCTGCTGAAGAGTGAGTGATATCTGTTTCTGGTACGGGTACGTGAATGGCAATTAAAAATCTATAAAGCAAGCGCATTGCTTCAGTTAATTCAGCCAGAGTAACTTCGACAAGAGAATCTTCTTGCTGACAATAATCCCAAACTAAATACTTAAAAGTTGACCATACCCAAGGCGAATTCATGGTTTTGTGATAGTCGTAACGCAGAAAATATTCATGAATTGCCAACAGCAGTTTACCCAGTGATTCTGCTTCGACTTCGCTCAGTAATACCATCCGCAAAAAGGATTCAAATAGGGGAATAAATTTAGTTTTAATTAAACTAGCGGTTACTTCTTTTTTACATTTAAGAGCCAAAGAAAAAGGCGATCTCGCCGAAGGCGAGGCACTGCGTGATCGCCAACTCCATTCCACTGGATCATCTGTTCCCCACAAAGGTATTTTGAGAACTTCTAAAATGTTGGGTGATAATTCATAATTTATTTTTTGGTAAGGATTAGCCACAATAGCTAAAAGTTTAAAATCTATTTCTGGTAACTGTTGAGTTAACACATGACACCAGGTACTGACACCACCTTTAGCAAAAGGATAAGTTCCTTCTGTCGTCAGCAGTACACAAGGTCTAGTCAACTTTACTTACCTCCAATACTTGTCTGCGGTAAAAATTGTACTTGAGCTAATTGACCAATAATTAAAGAGTTAGTCAGGTTAGCAAATTCTACTTCAACCAAATAGTCCAATTTTTCTGTGGGGATAGGATTAACAGTCGCAATCTTACCCTCAAATTTTTGGGCTGTCACTCCCGAACCTATTTGAATTAATGCTTGCTGATTTGGACTCAACACATTAATTAAGCGAGAGTTAACTGCTACTTCAATTTTGAGTTGTTCTAATCGAGCTAACCCAATCACAGCATTGCCACCGTAAATTTGATCGCCAATGGTAACTGGTATTTCTGTTACGACTCCTGCTTCAGTTGCAGTAATGACTTGATTGACTTGAGGAATTTGATATTGATTCAGTTGGGCAGCTTGCTGTTGTAGAAGTTTTAGTTTTTCCGTTGCCTGTTGATATTCAAGTTGAGTCTTTTGCTTCTGTTTTTCTAATTGCGCGATCGCATCCTGTTGTTCTTGGATGGCTAATTTTTCTTGTAGCTGAGATAGTTCTTTTTGGCTTTGTTCTAATTTTGCATTGGCATTAGCTGCTGCGATCGCTGTTTCATAATCTACCTTAGCTATTTCTAATTCTACCTGGGCTTGTTCCAACTGTTCTTGAGAAATTGCTCCCTGTTGGTTAAGGCTATCTAAACGATTAAAACGTGCTTTGGCTCGTTCATAAACAGCTTTTGTTCTAGGTACTGAATCTTGTCGCTGACGCAGAGGCAGTTTTTCTGCCTGACTTTGAGCCAATGATACCTGTAAATTTGCCTCCGCAATCTTTGTTCGTAAAGGGGCTAAATCATACTTAAGACGATTAATCTTTTGTTCTAAATCAAAAATTTGTTGTTGAGCAATCTGTTGTTGCTGAAGTACTGCTTGTTGTTGCTGTTTAGTTGATTGCTGTTCTTGAATAATTTGTTTTTGCTCATTTTCTGCTGCTAAATTCTTGAGCGTTAGGAGGGGTTGACCAACATCTACCCTATCACCAACCTGTACAGAAATATTATCCACAACACCAGGATTAATTGCTGCTATTTTAAAAGTTTTAGTGGGTTTTATTTTACCTGTAAACTGAGTCTGGACAATGGTAGCAGATTGCTCGACA includes these proteins:
- a CDS encoding glycosyl transferase, group 1 family protein; translated protein: MTRPCVLLTTEGTYPFAKGGVSTWCHVLTQQLPEIDFKLLAIVANPYQKINYELSPNILEVLKIPLWGTDDPVEWSWRSRSASPSARSPFSLALKCKKEVTASLIKTKFIPLFESFLRMVLLSEVEAESLGKLLLAIHEYFLRYDYHKTMNSPWVWSTFKYLVWDYCQQEDSLVEVTLAELTEAMRLLYRFLIAIHVPVPETDITHSSAAAFCGLPCVIAKLQRGTPYLLTEHGINIREQYLNLNQSIPSLFVRKFLYCLMGAVVKVNFHFADLIAPVCEYNARWERWWGVPPEKIKVIYNGADPEKFHPTPPVKKERPQVMNMGLIFPLKGQLDLIKAAVIVRDKIPDVEFRFYGKASDENYFAQCQAVVDKNNLESTINFAGFTSEPWRAYSEADVVAMSSISEGFPFAIIEAMLCGATIVATDVGGVREAIADTGLMVRAGEPEQMAEAILKLLLLTPEERTRYGKKALERSLKLFTQQTFLSEHLDTYYKLLK
- a CDS encoding response regulator is translated as MIRILIVDDQKCIRARLECLVNSISDFKVVGIADHGLNAIAYAQKLHPDIVLLDMEMPQLNGLVTTKLICQQCPQTKILVISSHDDEKYVTESMSAGATGYLLKGASDEEIEQAIRFVNKGFTHLGAGLFEKILPAVRKLTEIEQVQTKSPYQKQNNLNCQSEVVLLEKAKLTSTSSTNEEIVLSSNNSVGVQSQAWEITQQQNPDIIRQTLIWLIFVLSLTTGMYAIRQWLRKPLPVLSYVEQSATIVQTQFTGKIKPTKTFKIAAINPGVVDNISVQVGDRVDVGQPLLTLKNLAAENEQKQIIQEQQSTKQQQQAVLQQQQIAQQQIFDLEQKINRLKYDLAPLRTKIAEANLQVSLAQSQAEKLPLRQRQDSVPRTKAVYERAKARFNRLDSLNQQGAISQEQLEQAQVELEIAKVDYETAIAAANANAKLEQSQKELSQLQEKLAIQEQQDAIAQLEKQKQKTQLEYQQATEKLKLLQQQAAQLNQYQIPQVNQVITATEAGVVTEIPVTIGDQIYGGNAVIGLARLEQLKIEVAVNSRLINVLSPNQQALIQIGSGVTAQKFEGKIATVNPIPTEKLDYLVEVEFANLTNSLIIGQLAQVQFLPQTSIGGK